In one window of Acidimicrobiales bacterium DNA:
- a CDS encoding nucleotidyl transferase AbiEii/AbiGii toxin family protein produces the protein MSDGGGLRRRWGSRFELADLLEAMPGGTEVGVRDFALITLTGQLSARFPRQLVFKGGFVLRHVHGFLRFSKDVDATRHEPPHHKLDSAEVAEAIRQASIRNLVQFTPDEPATDTARSLDFDNVRVYGETFSRTSVQVEVSYREAVVDDPVEAAIGPPFYDEFQILTMTKEEMAAEKLRALAQRIRATDLADLAALLSDPAVSDDAVGRLARSKFELVAAGQANRIDRASAHLQDMADTYDVLMPGLFPGASSYRDAMEIVWPRIRALIP, from the coding sequence GATGCCGGGCGGCACCGAGGTTGGCGTCCGGGACTTCGCGTTGATCACCCTCACCGGGCAACTGTCGGCCCGTTTCCCACGCCAGCTGGTCTTCAAGGGCGGGTTCGTCCTGCGCCACGTCCACGGTTTTCTCCGGTTCAGCAAGGACGTGGACGCCACCCGCCACGAACCGCCCCACCACAAGCTCGACAGCGCCGAGGTGGCCGAAGCGATCCGCCAGGCCAGCATCCGCAACCTCGTCCAGTTCACGCCGGACGAGCCGGCCACCGACACGGCCCGCAGCCTCGACTTCGACAACGTGCGCGTCTATGGCGAGACGTTCTCAAGGACATCGGTGCAGGTCGAGGTCAGCTACCGGGAGGCGGTCGTAGATGACCCGGTCGAAGCGGCGATCGGGCCGCCGTTCTACGACGAGTTCCAGATCCTGACCATGACGAAGGAGGAGATGGCAGCCGAGAAGCTGCGAGCGCTGGCTCAGCGGATACGAGCGACCGATCTGGCGGACCTGGCGGCCTTGTTGAGCGACCCGGCCGTTTCCGACGATGCTGTGGGCCGACTGGCGCGGTCGAAATTCGAGTTGGTCGCTGCCGGCCAGGCAAATCGGATCGACCGGGCCTCAGCGCACCTACAGGACATGGCTGACACCTACGACGTGTTGATGCCCGGACTGTTCCCTGGAGCGTCGTCGTACCGTGACGCGATGGAGATCGTCTGGCCGCGCATCAGGGCGCTAATCCCCTAG